aactctgttgtagattatcatatcaataaaaccctgtgtctgataaatctaggaatctttattcacatagtcatgtttactttccaatgtgttgacaacacaataaacaggatcaagtatgtgaaaagagtttcagatgaatttataaatcaaatagacaagcaattgataagatgaaccaaaacatacacaaatgaatgaaaaatacttccgtttctttattgatgttgaataaattgaattacattgaaatagagttttatttagggcataaaacccaacaatgttTGCCTGCATTTTGACAGTGATATCATTCATAGCTAGATGATGTTCAATCCTGCTTTCATGAGATAGAAGAAGGGCCTGAACTTCTTCGATTGACAAGGTGTCATTTCTTGATGTCATTCCTGAAACCACTGAATCAAACTCTAGTCTGAGGCCATTTAGGATCTGAAGAATTAAATCTTGATCATCAATAGAGGATCCTACAATCGCCAGAGAGTCAGCAATCGATTGCACTTTGTCAAAGAATTCAGAGATGGGAAGATTTCCTTTATGCACATGTGAGAATTGGCCTATAGCTGAAGTCGTCTGGCTTTGGTTTGAGAAGCAAACTTCTGTTGAAGTGCGTGCCAAACAGAATAGGATGTATCCTAGTTTGCAATAGATGCAAGAATAGCTTCTGACATAGATGAGCGTAACCAGGATAAGAGTAATTGATCCTTTCGTCTCCATTGGAGATATTCAGGATTCGAGTTACCATTGAGTAGTGTAGTGGGAGGGGGCACTCCTGTGAACAAGATCTCATCGAGATCATGTCCAATCACGGTGGGAATGACCTGAGACTTCCCAGAAAGGAAGTTAACACGATCGAGTTTGATTGTTAGGGATGAGGACAAAGAATTAGAAAATGGATTCCAAGATCCAGTAGCAGCGGGTTGTGAGGCAGGTGCCTGAGGAGCTTGTGTTGCAGGATTCATGGCAGGGGCCTGAGGATCGGAGGTAGACGAAGACATAGTCTTGAGTCAAGACTTCTAATACCATGTAGAGAAAGAAAGCAGGGAAGAAAAGAAAGACTGAGAAAATGCAAAAGAAGCTCACTTCATTCAACTGAAAAGAATGTATTTATACAAGTACAAAACAGAGCAATTAGCTCATAACAGAAACAATTAACAACCATTAACTAACTAACACATTTAACTAATCTAAGCTAACTGAAAAACTAACTAAGATTAGTGAACTGTGTTAATATCTTCTGCCCatagacttgttgctaaagaggtgaaaccttttgtttttccatgaactttctattttaattttataaagatTGTTGttaattaggaaaaaaaaacttgttgcctgatttttttttttataaataaaagcgtctttaaattatatgagatacATTGTTGGGATTCGATAACATGACTCCTCTTGCACATACCTCCTAATACTCTTTATGAATCAATATCTCTTCTTAAAAAGTAGTCACTTATAATGTgttaaatcaattaaaatttgGCACATCAACTAatctaatttatattaaatatactaACTACTTTTGTTGACTCAATTAgagttttaatttttcttataaataaaacattagtTACATGttaaattttgattaatttaatacGATATGAGATACCATTTTTTAATAGGAGATCTTGATTCATTCTATATATGGTAACTTGAGTTAACGTGCCACCTGTCATATATGTGTgtaatttgttggaaaattctataatgcacccccttaaaagggatacaccgatacatctctatctgttttagtatccaaaataattttttagtcaaattttttctcatggttatgtaaattatagtttttttaaaacatcctgcaaaattttaagaaattcagaataGTTTAACACACCAAAAAttacgttcaaacagtgtgttacacgcgtgactattttattttatacgcgtgtaaaatagactgtttgaacatcgttttctatattgtaaattattctgaatttttcaaaattttgtaagatatcttaaatagctataacgtacatgaatatgaaaaaaaattagactaaaaaatttttctacatgccgaaacaagtaggggtgcatcaatataCCCTTTTTAAGAGGTGCAGTGTAGAATCACCCTAATTTGTTTATGTCCATATCATTACCAAAAAaacacgaaaaaaaaaaaaaaattattgatggGGAGATTGTTAGCATTTTACTTAGATACAACACAATAGAAGAACCATTTTTCCTCTccttattaataaagaaaattaacGTAACAAAGGCACTTAGCAAATTTTACTCGTTGGGTTTGAAATCTAGGCAAATTCCTCTCCAAGCTTCACACTTCTCTGAATCTGTACACGACTCTCCTTTTTTTAGTTTGCCGCCGGCTCTGTCGGTCCTTGCTTCCGCCTTGTCTCTCTCCCGTTGGCCTCAGGTTATTTTGCTGCTGAGTACTTGCCATTTCTTGGTCTCTCTTACTCTATCCCTCTTAGGTTGGTTAGCAGAAAATACTATTTGTTTAGTTCTTCATGCTATATTTTGAGTTGAACGATTTTTGTAGTACCACTGCCCAGCAAGTGCTTGTCAAAATGTGTTATTTAGGTTTTCACTATATTTTCTTACCAAATTGTCGTTGCCACCAAAtatttgaatatttaagatgTTTTAGTATCTTATTTTGCGAGAATGTGAAAAATTATTTGCTTAATCGATTTATTCTTATAATGTTTGTTGTGATTAGGATGGTGCTGTACACCCTGTGATACATATTTTCGtaaaaatgttgttttcaagGCTTTCTAGAAGAGCTCATCTCTTGCCTTATCTTAAAAGCTTACAAGACAAGACTCCTGCATTCAGGTAATTGTATTGTATACTTAAGTTTaaattctttctttcaacatacTTTTGAGCTATGCTTATATTTTTGAATTGATCCCTtaccaaaaaatatcttttcacAATAGAGGAAAATTTTGGTAATGCTCTAGTTTGTAAAttcaataacaattttttttcttttcttgattCAGGTATTTGAATGATAACTTAGTGTGTTCGAGTTCTAATTTCATCCGAGGTAATAATGGATATCAGAGGCATTTTGGTTATGATATATGGAGATCAAAGTTAACTAGTGAATTTAGTACAAGTTCATCCGATAAGTATTGTCAGTTTGCACCATTCTCTACTAAATACACTGGGAGACCTCTCTGTTTGTTCCGAATTCAGCGTCACTATGCTTCTATTGTATCTAAAGAACAGAGATCAAAGAAGATGCTTTATTATCTTACTGCATTAGTCTTTGCAATGGTTGGATGTAGCTATGCTGCTGTTCCTCTGTACAGGAGATTTTGTCAAGCTACAGGTTATGGGGGCACTGTCCAGCGTCGTGAGGTCTGTCTTAGTCTTTCTATGTTAACGATTATCTGTGTATGTATTTATAATATAAGCATTTGTAGTGGACTCACATTCTATGGACCTATTGTCTTACTTTCTAATAGTGCCAATCTCAAATAGAAAGAGTATGGTCGTAGATATTGGCAGGCTGTGAATTTTCATTACGAATGCAGTGTTTGGAAAATTGTTTTAATCTTTAATTCAGCAATAAGTATAACTACTTTACCAGTGCTTTTGCGCTGTGTGTAGTGTAATAGTCAATAGTAACTGCTTTGAATAAAAATTCCCCTTTCCCCTACTCTTCCCGCTTGTGCTCATTTCTTTCCACCTgacatttcattatttttttcaaaagggCCTAGGGAAGTAATGTTTAATGATGAAAGTAGGAAATATATAAGTATCACAGATGTATTAGTTAGCATGCTTTTTTGGATAGAATGTTAGAATTGAGTATCTGAAGACATTTCTCTTACCGTTCAAGTCATAACAACATATAAGCAAACTTCTTTAGTTCCTAACAATGCTGAGGAAAGGTTAATCGAAAACGACGTTAGGAGTATGGACAGCTTCAGAAACCTCTTTCactcatttatttttcttattatacaAAGAAATTCTGTATAAATACTCAAAGAAGAGAAGGTCAAAGTGTAGAATCAAGGAATCTCATCCTCATATAGGAACTGATTTAAACTTTCTTCCTGGACTTGTCAATTTAACAACACATTATCACCTTTAAAATTTTCCTTTTTGTAGAGTGTTGAAGAAAAAATTTCTCGGCATGCTAAAGATGGAACAGTCACTACAAGgtatgataataatattttttatatttttgttcacTTTTCGCTGTCTACTTTTCAGGACTTCCTCTGTGCTAATCTATTTTGtatattaatcttttatgaAGCATATACATCGTTATCTGAAGTTAGAATGTTGAACTCCAGTTTTCTAGGGTCGCTTTTTCttcattatatataaaaaggcATTTTTTATAAGATGTAGGGATGGGATGGGTGAGAATGTGTAGTGCACCCCATGTTCGGTGCAATTTTTAAGTTGGGAATGTGTAATTTCTCCGTGGGTTCCACACAGTTTTAGTGGGTAGTATTAACCACTTTGAAAGGTTTGAGTTTTAGATTACCCCCTATCCTATGCCCAACCACAAATTCAAAGGCAACTCTAATCTTATAAAACAAATGTTCCCTAAAAATTTTACTGATCTGCAAACTCTTTTAAGAGAATGCAAAGTAGACAAACTAATCCGGAGCATTGAACAATGTAATGAAGACAATAAACAAAGAACAGGGATAATTATCATACCATTAGGAGTCAAGATCCAAAGTGTAATCCTGTGCTCATCTTGATTTAGAAAAATTGATACATCATTGAGTCTATTATCAAAATTCCTgtaatatattgtatatatttatatttttgtgtcTTTTTTCTAAAAGATGAAGCCAATACAGCACCCTTCCTTGATACTTTGTGtttttctcattttctcaaaaacgtttCAGTGATCAAGCATGCATCTCATCTGTGTTTTGGGAGGTGTTTTCATGTTATTCCTTTATGAGTTGATATAAATTACATAAGATTATTATAATTTCAATAAAATAGGAAGTGAAACTAacgtttttatttatttatttatttttttgaaaaagtgaCAAAGGTCCCGTGTCCATGAGTGACCTGCTCCCAAATTTAAGAACCCTCACTTGTGGTGGATGTTTGTAATATGATGAGTTGATTTTACTAAAGCATGatgtatttaatatttatatcttATCTGAGCTATGCATTGGTAGAAGAACCTGATCTGAGTTTTGCACTAACCACACTGCATATCCACCTTTAAGACTCAACAGTGCGCTTTTCCTATATAAATACTGTGTTCATGTTCTAGTTACACTTCGTCTTGGTTGATACATCCGTGCTGTACAGACCACTGATTGTTGGGAATTAACTTGATTAAGGGTTCAGAAAAAGTTATTGTACTCTGTACTGTGAACTAATTCATCGAGATCTTATAAGAACCTTCAAATTATTGTCTTGCAGGGAGATAGTGGTGCAGTTTAATGCTGATGTGGCTGATGGAATGCAATGGAAATTCATTCCTACACAAAGAGAGGTTCTTTCTTTtgctttttatattttttattatttaatgtacgACAACTATTTTGAACATCACTTGGTCAGATTGTTCAAGTGGGTGCTTTCCTCCAATGTTCTGTTCTTTTTTGAT
This region of Cannabis sativa cultivar Pink pepper isolate KNU-18-1 chromosome 7, ASM2916894v1, whole genome shotgun sequence genomic DNA includes:
- the LOC115698139 gene encoding cytochrome c oxidase assembly protein COX11, mitochondrial isoform X2, which produces MLFSRLSRRAHLLPYLKSLQDKTPAFRYLNDNLVCSSSNFIRGNNGYQRHFGYDIWRSKLTSEFSTSSSDKYCQFAPFSTKYTGRPLCLFRIQRHYASIVSKEQRSKKMLYYLTALVFAMVGCSYAAVPLYRRFCQATGYGGTVQRRESVEEKISRHAKDGTVTTREIVVQFNADVADGMQWKFIPTQREVRVKPGESALAFYTAENRSSTPITGVSTYNVTPMKAAVYFNKIQCFCFEEQRLLPGEQIDMPVFFYIDPEFETDPRMDGINNLILSYTFFKVSEE
- the LOC115698139 gene encoding rsm22-cox11 tandem protein 1, mitochondrial isoform X1, coding for MSISLPKKHEKKKKIIDGEIVSILLRYNTIEEPFFLSLLIKKINVTKALSKFYSLGLKSRQIPLQASHFSESVHDSPFFSLPPALSVLASALSLSRWPQDGAVHPVIHIFVKMLFSRLSRRAHLLPYLKSLQDKTPAFRYLNDNLVCSSSNFIRGNNGYQRHFGYDIWRSKLTSEFSTSSSDKYCQFAPFSTKYTGRPLCLFRIQRHYASIVSKEQRSKKMLYYLTALVFAMVGCSYAAVPLYRRFCQATGYGGTVQRRESVEEKISRHAKDGTVTTREIVVQFNADVADGMQWKFIPTQREVRVKPGESALAFYTAENRSSTPITGVSTYNVTPMKAAVYFNKIQCFCFEEQRLLPGEQIDMPVFFYIDPEFETDPRMDGINNLILSYTFFKVSEE